In Biomphalaria glabrata chromosome 8, xgBioGlab47.1, whole genome shotgun sequence, the genomic window aaaccATCGTGTCTTCATAGCGGTCTTTTTGTATCATTTAATacagaacaaaacaaacatattgcCTTAATTGCGGCCAAGTTGTTTCCTTTaataaagaatgaatgaaaCCATCGTGTCTCACAGTCCCATTCATATTCattaatacaaaacaaaacaaaccatCGTGTCTTTACTTCTGCCAAGTTGTGTTTTTAATATAGCACAAATCAAACCATAGTGTCTCACTGAGACCTATGAcaatatatagaatctatagactattttaattaattcaaataacaacattgatatccataaaacaaaaaaaaaatttaaagagttATTAACACActaaaagtttaaatattttattgcattttatttagttcttttaaaaaaatgaaaatttaatctctatatttaaatgacaagGTATGCATCTCAAGACAAAACAGACTTTTGATTTCTAATTTTGAATGTTAAGAATGTTAAGAATGTCAAGTTTTCTCAAAAAATATTTCGTGTTGGAGCTTGCTAACTCACAAGAGAAACTAATCATTAGACAACACCAAATCCACTGTAATTTAATCCAGGCTCAAAACTTCCACTATGGACAAGATCAGACCAAGCCCAGTCATCATACCCTAGACAGTGTACATGTGCTCCACTACTTCCTGGACATGTGCAAGTTGTATATGTAAACTTACATCTACCACCCACTTCTTGTCTGTCCCTCCATTGACCAACACTGACTTGTTTAGAACATCCATGAGGATGTGACACAATAACGTTAAACTTGTAATTAGATCTTTTGTCTTTGTATTTCTTCCAGACATTCTCccagacatttttaaaatgtatccaCATTTCCTTTAGTTTCTTTCCTAATATTGTGTCACATGTAACACATTTTAACCAACAACAGTCATactcaatgtttacatttacaaCACTGACCTTATCCACGGTGACTACTGGGCTATCCTCTGTATCATAAAACAATCGCAAGGTCGTGTGTATGGCCTCTAAGTCATCAAAAATCACATGTGCGGCTGTGTAAATATCAAATTCCCACCATACATTGCTTTTTAAGTCTGAAACTTCACATTTTCTACACCAACATTTTTTGTAGTCACTACATCTATAACCTCCATCTTGTACGACTCCATCTTGAAACTTATTTACATACCATACTCTTCCACTTCCTGTTCTCAAATTTATCCTGTCACTCATTCTATAAAATGGATATAAGTGAGTTGTCTTTGGCCAAAATTTTGGTCTTTGTGTACTGGACATTGTAACACCTACTCTAACTGTTAGGTCAGCCATACTTTTGATAAATTCATAAAGATCATTGTCTTGAAGACATTGAGGTAAATGTTTCAAGGTAAATGTATCAACAGGTATAAACTGTTTATGACCTGGATTCTTCCTACAGCCAACAATATATGTGTGTAGATCAGCTTCTCCTCCTTCTGACTCCTGAGTGTCATGATAGCCTAAAGAACAGTTAAATAAGCTTGAGATGATCAATTGCTTAGAACATAATTTACACTATTGATTCAATCAATAGacatctataaatattttacacttagaaaaaaacaactcaatagTTATCAATGAGAGGACATAAAAAAGTGGACCTTCAGAATCATCAGTTTGGTAGCTGGAAGCAATTGACAATGTTCACTTTTCCtacttttttcttataaataacatttaagtTCCCCATTCAGGCCTTTCAGATGATGAAATGATCATCTCTTTCTATGGTCCACAAGTAAATAGTGTGTAAATGTATTAGCAAAACAACCAACTACCTttaattttgcataattaatgTATGGTCTCTAATATGCCTGTGTAAACTAAGAAGCGCCCTaaaatttcctaaaataaaaaaaaattcagtcttCACAAGCATTGAAACCCAGGGTTTTCCTATTCGTAAGCAATTTACcgtattataattaataatgtccatatttaaatatgaaaaactGAATTTAACTAAATGGTGATAAGGCTGAAATtatagataatttaaaaaatgtaagaaatcataattttaaaatgttacctGTTGATATTGCTTACTTCCGCTCCCAcgccacactgatggtgcgcatcagaGCACCATTTAAGACAAGTATAAGACATGTTGGTTCTATATGAAGAAGGACTCTTATAGATCCGGCTGAAGTTATAGGAGTCTGAACCGACTGGGGctaagtgctgtcctgtgtgatactattAACTGTTTGGGAGACCTGAAGCGACACTGCGAAGTGTGTCGGTTGTCTGTTGTAGTAttaagtaggactcttagaacttgaTAGCGGAAGTCCATGTCTAACTATTTgttgatagcttataatagaTACATCGCTTATCATTACCTTCTACTTTTCGTTGAGTGCTTGCCTTAGATTTaaaacaattggtgtcagaagtgggatttgggCAGCTCAATGAAAGGAAAGAATGACAACGCTGAGGAAATTAGACGAACTGAGCTACAAACAGTTGAAAGAGGAGCTCCGAGCCAGAGAGCTGAAAATCGTCTGGATCAAAGAAAGATGAGAGCACGTTTTCGGCAAGACCTGGTTGATGAAGGGGAGGATCCAGAGACCTACTTGTTTGAGGTAGAACCAGATATTAGTGAGCTGCTAATCACCATGCAGGACCTATTACGAGAACAAGTCGAAAAAAGTGTGAACCTTGCAGGATTCGATGAATCGTTtgatggacaaactgatacaCATCATGCAAGACCAGATCGATCCTTTAAGAGTAGGGAGTCCAACATCATTCAACAACAATAAACCGTTACTCATTCAAGACTGTGGCTGTACTGATAATTACAAAGAAAGCTTCGATCTTAACAAGAAGTAAACAAAGAAACATAAATAGACagtagaagaaaaagaagaagtctGCTATGCGACTGAAGCTTTCGATGTATCTGTTATGATTACCGCTACGAgctggacagatcaagacaataTTGAGCCTGTGCTCAAGCTTGTCGGTTTGGACCTTAATGACTTATGTCTATCTGCCAGTGCTTACGAAGAGACTTTAAAGAGTGAAAACTGCTACCAGGAGTTTAACATGACCGGTACGTTCGGCGCCTGAAATGGCGAATGcgaatgccaaaaaaaaaaacaatcaagaaAGCCTGGATCCAAAAGACATTTGTATTTCTGCCTTTAACATTGACAGTGGCATTGTTGGGGAATCTAATTCAACTGGGCCCGATTCAGCACTTAATTAACTTTTACACATTGAACATTGCAAGGATGCTTCATGAGCATACCTTAGTGACACGGCTGACAATGACAATGTGCTTGCAATCATGGCTACCTGTGGGTCTACATGTATATAATGAGAGTCCATCGAGAATGTCTGCTATAGCGGCGTTCAGGACCAACTGCTCTGATGACAAGTAGAGGGATTACCACTACCTCTATATGTGTCAGAAGGCGAGCGTCACCGACAACGGTCATGAAGAAATGAAAGCAAAGATCACGACGTTGTGTGGAGAAAAAGAGAGCGGCACCTGCAGAGAACAGTACAGATggcttcgtggggaacacgctccctgccgtcTGTGGCTCCCATAGACCGAACTCCACCTGCACTGACCAACGTCCACTACCTTGTAGGGCACCTGAATGTGTTCGGTACGAACAATTCTGAGAAGAGGACAATGTTGTAACTCCTCTCTCTCGCCACACTGATCATGCTGATCAGAGCACCGTTCAAGACAAGTAGTGGAGAAGACATGTTGATTCTACACaaagaaggactgttgtagatCCGGCTGAAGTCATGGGAGTCTTAACAGTCTGGGGCTGAGTGCtttcctgtgtgatactagtgaACTGTTTGGGAGATCTAGAGCGACAATGGAATGTGTGTCGGTGGTCTTTTATAGTATTAAGTAGGAttcttagaacttaagacattaCCCCCTGTGATTTAATAGCAGAGTTCCAAGTGTATATATTTGTTGATAGCTTATAATAAATACATCGCTTATCATTACCTCCTACTTTTCGTTGAGCGCTTGccttaaatttaatataatgtTTCATTAATGTCATTAcaccattttattttacttagatattaaatgaattaaaaaaaaaaacattcctatTTATATtatccatttttaaaactacattagcaatgacatttttacttttagaaTTAGAAGAAAGAAGTGCTCATTAGTGCTCTTAAAAcgtttttgtacattttcacatgaaaagacaatggataaaaaaaggtaaattaaACACTAATTATTTATAACTAATCAATCCAAACAAGTAATACCTTGCATATTTATatcaaatcttttattttcgCTTGTAATGTcctaaaaaagaatgttaaaaattatgtattttaatttagaataaagatttaataaaaaaaatatacataatattattttattacttttttttagcggcccccgtaaagagaaaagacgctattggTTTATTGTGGAATgcctgtccgtccgtctatCAGTCTGTTTATTCGtccttcccgtttagatctcgtaaactgtaaaagatagtgaaaatccgacatcataaaaTTCTTGACCATTCACAGTTCTGATGCAactactacttttttttcttttctgaaagcgaaaaatctcttttatttttaatcactaatgcaagcagtttttttcataaaaatacaccgaTTTTATAACTTTTCACTATAACTCGAGAGGCTCTTTAGAAGGGGTTATAactatttaacatatttttaacacattaatgaaaacggttttagattttttgtttaaaaaaaattacatttgtattgttaaataAGTTGTcttactaactactacatttacacacacacaaatttaacTACTTTTTAAAGAGAACAAATCTAATTGGAATGCATATAAGTCGGAaagaattaaaaacaacaattaaaaagtaGTTTTCTATATTATCTCATGAACTGTAGTGCTGCATTGTAGCTATTGAACACTCAACCAAAGgggaaaaattgttttttttttaatgatttttttttctttaggatttgaccctttacaaaacaattagatcaattacatattcattataagacattagttaggccatgTTCACATCTACATTCACATTTACTTTCATCCATCCTTTGgcctgctggaccgctggggcaccacacaagatatgtcaacctttttctccatttttctctgtcatttgtctttgatctaATTTAATTCTGacgttctttctgaaaatattgaaacctgcttcTGTGACAGTTTGGGgaaagtgacgtgtgtttggcgcgtttgaTGTCTAGgggattattatttttaaagatatcacacaccaacccgtcaacatatgaatcgggagcaggcacgcaacgagacaagcaatgaaagaaagatacaaagttaaaaatgaagaatatttatttacatgaatatttacataaaagaataaaaaggaggagggtttgcatctatctctaattgaTACTAATTTAGATCATCACTcttgtccagtgagttgcagagggtttggcgtagctatgacgtctcgcacagatctgggtctatagggacgtcgcacctaataagttgacaggtgggctgtcgaataggcgggcatggccgatagcgccaagtagtagagttgagtagatccacgtaggcagTAGATGATACTCACTAGCAAGTGGCAAGTGATCCGATGAATAGGCAGATAATGCCAAATGAacaggcaggtaaataggcaagtgcagtgctgaatagcactaagcacaaaggcaGACATCTGAGGGAGGCAcgaggtattcctctaggagtaagaatgtatgaagtagtccagactcgattgacaGCGATAGAGAAATAAGCGGGTCTGgtttgatttaatttaccttatatataggcctggaaaatgtgggcggaaacaggaaatgtcctaggctaagaattatcttacacgtgggtgaaatagacttgagatgggagtcgcaccttggagcgTCGAGAGGCGTTTTGACACGAgtgatctcctagatcaaagagagacgtgggagaatggggggggggagagtgactTGAATTCCACACAAGGTGTTAGCAACTGCGCCCGTCAGACATACGGCCGGTACGATCAAAGAGAATGTGTTTATCTTTACCCGGTCAAGAGAAGATAAGTGAAACGTccgccaaggtggtggactcagtctagcctggagaggaaaggGTGGGGCGGGTAAAGAAATTGGGgataggacggggaaataactaaaataaaataaataaataatgaataataataattaatgctgtgataaatttgagtgactctgacagcgagcttttgacttgtcacagctTCGGCAGAGActttttgaaatgtcttcttcacaAAGTTTTACgtgttaaataatataaatggcTTTATTCCCTCAACTTTGTTCAGGACGAGATGCCATCTTCAGGGAACTTCAACCCCCTCAGCATGGGTGCCTTTCCCAACAGCTCGAAGAAAGCTGCAGTTTTTCATGCAAGTGTTTAATGATTCTGTTGTTTTAAGATAATCCTAATTGTTAAAAAAGGCGTCTTCTAACGTCTTCTTAAAGCGTCAATAGTACCAAGCTAAGTTAGTTGGGATGAATTTGTTCGTACTGCAGTATAAACTAACGTTGACGAAGAGAAATTCTTTAACAGAACATTTTTAGTCAATTTTTCTGCTAACGTAAACAAGTTTTACTTAAGAGATTAAACGAGGcaaattaaatgaattaatttccatcatccatccatcccagttgcTCTATAGCTTATTAAAGGACGTTGCCTGTTTTAGCACATTTCGTGGTCAGTCATTGAGGCGCCTGCTTTTTGGTTTTGTCGGCgaacaatctttgctcctctattttctggcattctttcgAGGTGACCTGCTAAACGTAATCTGTTCCTATCCATTTCTGTCATAAAGATGAAGTATTTCTTGGTTGGCTCGATTCTCTTCCCTATCCGGTTTCCTCATGTATGATATCATCAATGTTTCTTAGGATTTTTCTTTTCcaagtaattttgtttaataaaatttgGTAATAAAATCGCTTACACGTAATTTATACTGAACAATAGAATAAATATAATGCATATGCAACTATATAATTTGTTGTTCTTAAACGAAATACTATCTCTACATCCTCTTATCATTAAGTAACTTTTTTGACGTTTCTACTAAAGAAAATACAATTAATACCATAAGGCctaaaataaatttgtagatTTTGATTAGTACTGTATATGTGCATAGGCATGTTTGGGTATAAATCTAgagacctattttttttaatttgcctgTTTTTgtcaatattctttttttattttttggttttgtttttattctggtGTCGACCATAAATGGGTGTCACTAGGTGCAGACAACAATCTCCGTATCCCTAGTAACTTCACTACATATTTGCAATATATGTTAATAGTGTGATTAAAGCAGAGTGATTCACgtgacaatgaaaaaaaaagatacacttTATTTTGGGAAGAGCCGCGCAGGTGGCTTTTATTTTGGCGATAAGGAGATACCAAAATATTAGGGAGAATTTTTTTAGAgcgcacaacttaaaaacacttttCGATAATGTTGACCCTGAGAAGATaatgggctttgtccgggaggtgggggtTATCTTCTAAGGCTCGATTTATAAAATTGTGAACACATAATATTACAAAAAgtttgtattaaattattaaatttttaatattataactgTGAATAAACCTTGCTTTTAATGACCTATCTGTATTAAATGAGATAGTGCGTAAATTTACTAGACCTATTGATTTATTAAAACGTGTTCATGtttgcaaaatatattttagtatacCGCTGCAAGAggtgtcattttttatttatttttacgtCATTCGAAACACTTTTATTCCAAATTTTCTAgccaaagtttatttattttacgataatgaaacattttcaaactttgTAACAGTAGACCTCGAGTTTTCTTGATGTGCCCAATAAGTTAAGAAAGTTTTTGTTATCTATATACATATACTTATACATACGAAAATTGCTAGCTTAGGAATATAGGAATTAAAGTATGTCATTGTTCTGCATGGTTTTCTTCATTATACTAAATAAACTTACCAATTTTCGGTAATGACATGTCGACAATTTCGATCCCATGGCAGTAATTGCTATGTCTTTGATTTCCAAGATTAAGTATAAGTACAGGCTTTTACATCACTACCTAAACCCAGGTATactaactgtaaaaaaaaacaaacatgtatattatatattggtCCTAAGattacacaattttaaaattatttataattatttgtaattaattaaatgaaacagctttagaaacttaaaaaaaaacaatttttagaaGTAAGTTttacattagttgaggaaaagtaaaggtgctTAGTCCTTTAGCTGGCCACATAAAACTCTCGTTAAGTATAAGCCATAGATCAAAATGTCTAAAAGCTATAAGGGATAACGCTGCTCTCTTCTCCAAGAAAAACGTTTAATCGCATTCCGCTTAATCGTAAAAAAGATGATGC contains:
- the LOC106076018 gene encoding uncharacterized protein LOC106076018 isoform X1; this encodes MGSKLSTCHYRKLDITSENKRFDINMQGYHDTQESEGGEADLHTYIVGCRKNPGHKQFIPVDTFTLKHLPQCLQDNDLYEFIKSMADLTVRVGVTMSSTQRPKFWPKTTHLYPFYRMSDRINLRTGSGRVWYVNKFQDGVVQDGGYRCSDYKKCWCRKCEVSDLKSNVWWEFDIYTAAHVIFDDLEAIHTTLRLFYDTEDSPVVTVDKVSVVNVNIEYDCCWLKCVTCDTILGKKLKEMWIHFKNVWENVWKKYKDKRSNYKFNVIVSHPHGCSKQVSVGQWRDRQEVGGRCKFTYTTCTCPGSSGAHVHCLGYDDWAWSDLVHSGSFEPGLNYSGFGVV
- the LOC106076018 gene encoding uncharacterized protein LOC106076018 isoform X2; the protein is MGSKLSTCHYRKLDITSENKRFDINMQGYHDTQESEGGEADLHTYIVGCRKNPGHKQFIPVDTFTLKHLPQCLQDNDLYEFIKSMADLTVRVGVTMSSTQRPKFWPKTTHLYPFYRMSDRINLRTGSGRVWYVNKFQDGVVQDGGYRCSDYKKCWCRKCEVSDLKSNVWWEFDIYTAAHVIFDDLEAIHTTLRLFYDTEDSPVVTVDKETLFNGFH
- the LOC106076018 gene encoding uncharacterized protein LOC106076018 isoform X3: MGSKLSTCHYRKLDITSENKRFDINMQGYHDTQESEGGEADLHTYIVGCRKNPGHKQFIPVDTFTLKHLPQCLQDNDLYEFIKSMADLTVRVGVTMSSTQRPKFWPKTTHLYPFYRMSDRINLRTGSGRVWYVNKFQDGVVQDGGYRCSDYKKCWCRKCEVSDLKSNVWWEFDIYTAAHVIFDDLEAIHTTLRLFYDTEDSPVVTVDKLSA